From a single Phocoena sinus isolate mPhoSin1 chromosome 1, mPhoSin1.pri, whole genome shotgun sequence genomic region:
- the GTF2B gene encoding transcription initiation factor IIB, with protein MASTSRLDALPRVTCPNHPDAILVEDYRAGDMICPECGLVVGDRVIDVGSEWRTFSNDKATKDPSRVGDSQNPLLSDGDLSTMIGKGTGAASFDEFGNSKYQNRRTMSSSDRAMMNAFKEITTMADRINLPRNIVDRTNNLFKQVYEQKSLKGRANDAIASACLYIACRQEGVPRTFKEICAVSRISKKEIGRCFKLILKALETSVDLITTGDFMSRFCSNLCLPKQVQMAATHIARKAVELDLVPGRSPISVAAAAIYMASQASAEKRTQKEIGDIAGVADVTIRQSYRLIYPRAPDLFPTDFKFDTPVDKLPQL; from the exons ATGGCGTCTACCAGCCG tttggATGCTCTTCCAAGAGTCACATGTCCAAACCATCCAGATGCGATCTTAGTGGAGGACTACAGAGCTGGTGATATGATCTGTCCTGAATGTGGCCTGGTTGTAG GTGACCGGGTTATCGATGTAGGATCTGAGTGGAGAACTTTCAGCAATGATAAAGCAACAAAAGATCCATCTCGAGTTGGAGATTCTCAGAATCCTCTTCTGAGTGATGGAGATTTGTCTACTATGATTGGCAAG GGTACAGGAGCTGCAAGTTTTGATGAATTCGGTAATTCTAAGTATCAGAATAGGAGAACCATGAGTAGTTCTGATCGGGCAATGATGAATGCATTCAAAGAAATCACTACCATGGCAGACAGAATCAACCTCCCTCGAAATATAGTT GATCGAACAAATAATCTGTTCAAGCAAGTGTATGAACAGAAGAGCCTGAAGGGAAGGGCTAATGATGCCATAGCTTCTGCTTGTCTCTATATTGCCTGCAGACAGGAAGGAGTTCCTAGGACATTTAAAG aaatATGTGCCGTATCACGAATTTCTAAGAAAGAAATCGGTCGatgttttaaacttattttgaaagCTTTAGAAACCAGTGTGGATCTGATTACAACTGGGGACTTCATGTCCAGGTTTTGTTCCAACCTTTGTCTTCCTAAACAAGTACAGATGGCAGCTACACATATAGCCCGTAAAGCTGTGGAGTTGGACTTGGTTCCTGGAAGGAGCCCAATATCTGTGGCAGCAGCCGCCATTTACATGGCCTCACAGGCATCAGCTGAGAAAAGGACCCAAAAAG aaATTGGAGATATTGCTGGTGTTGCTGATGTTACAATCAGACAGTCCTACAGGCTAATCTATCCTCGGGCCCCAGATCTGTTTCCTACAGACTTCAAATTTGACACCCCTGTGGACAAACTACCACAGCTATAA